One segment of Chthonomonas sp. DNA contains the following:
- a CDS encoding FeoA domain-containing protein yields the protein MTKPTTKIASLKKGAKARVVENCAKCEMSCRLQEMGLVKGTVFQVIKVAPLGDPLEISFRNQRLCVRKGECGDIVVELIED from the coding sequence ATGACGAAGCCGACCACAAAAATCGCAAGCCTCAAGAAGGGAGCCAAGGCGCGCGTGGTCGAGAATTGCGCGAAGTGCGAGATGTCGTGCCGTCTGCAGGAAATGGGGCTCGTCAAGGGCACGGTCTTCCAGGTTATCAAGGTCGCTCCGCTCGGCGATCCTCTTGAGATCTCGTTCCGAAATCAGCGGTTGTGCGTACGCAAGGGCGAGTGCGGCGATATCGTCGTGGAGCTCATCGAGGACTAA
- a CDS encoding cob(I)yrinic acid a,c-diamide adenosyltransferase: MKIYTKSGDAGETGLYGPQRVPKTDPRIQAVGHLDELNSHLGVCVGQCRDADVLRILKVCQSALFDIGAEIASVDQNIEAIHPAHIDLLEHSMDQCTAGLPELRTFILPGGSPGATALHVARTVCRRAERELWRLHETHPVRSQTFIFLNRLSDWIFTAARWENHCTGCPDIEWQAFSKETL; encoded by the coding sequence GTGAAGATTTACACGAAGAGCGGTGACGCGGGCGAGACCGGTCTGTACGGTCCTCAGAGGGTCCCCAAGACGGATCCTCGGATCCAGGCGGTCGGCCACCTTGACGAGCTTAACAGCCATCTGGGAGTGTGCGTAGGTCAGTGCCGAGATGCAGACGTGCTACGGATCCTGAAGGTGTGCCAGAGTGCGCTCTTCGACATTGGCGCGGAGATCGCGAGCGTGGACCAGAACATCGAAGCGATTCATCCCGCCCACATTGACCTGCTTGAGCACTCCATGGACCAGTGCACAGCCGGACTCCCTGAGCTGCGGACCTTTATCCTTCCGGGCGGATCACCGGGTGCTACCGCGCTGCACGTGGCGCGCACCGTCTGCCGTCGCGCAGAGCGCGAATTGTGGCGACTTCATGAAACTCACCCAGTTCGATCGCAAACCTTCATCTTCTTAAATCGTCTATCTGATTGGATCTTTACGGCCGCCAGGTGGGAAAATCACTGCACGGGCTGCCCCGACATCGAGTGGCAGGCATTCTCAAAGGAAACTCTATGA
- the sdhB gene encoding succinate dehydrogenase iron-sulfur subunit, whose protein sequence is MPKTVRIRVHRQTHGGQSSHFDTFEIDYRESMNVISALMEIRKNPVTVDRQEVAPPVWDAACLEEVCGSCTMYVNGDIRQACSALVDDCAEVHGDVLELTLEPMKKFPLVRDLSVDRGEMFENLKKVKAWVPIDGSYDLGMAQPQDDHVRQFRYALSRCMTCGCCMEACPQVSEKTEFIGPAAVGQALLFNLHPVGVSLQNERLEVMTSAEGITNCGNAQNCVKVCPKGVPLTTAIAQINRDTTVHKVKRWMGIV, encoded by the coding sequence ATGCCGAAGACCGTCCGAATCAGGGTGCATCGCCAGACACATGGCGGCCAATCGTCGCATTTCGACACGTTCGAGATCGACTATCGGGAGAGCATGAACGTAATCTCTGCGCTCATGGAGATTCGGAAGAATCCGGTCACCGTCGACCGCCAGGAGGTTGCCCCACCCGTGTGGGATGCAGCGTGTCTGGAAGAAGTCTGCGGCTCGTGCACCATGTACGTGAACGGCGACATCCGCCAGGCCTGTTCCGCGCTAGTGGATGATTGCGCCGAGGTCCATGGCGACGTGCTTGAGCTCACCCTTGAGCCGATGAAGAAGTTTCCCCTCGTCCGCGACCTCTCAGTAGATCGCGGCGAGATGTTTGAGAACCTGAAGAAGGTCAAAGCCTGGGTCCCGATCGATGGTTCGTACGACCTCGGAATGGCCCAACCCCAAGACGACCACGTCCGACAGTTTCGGTACGCGCTCAGTCGCTGCATGACGTGCGGCTGCTGCATGGAGGCGTGCCCGCAGGTGAGTGAAAAGACCGAGTTCATTGGCCCCGCCGCAGTCGGCCAGGCTCTGCTGTTCAATCTTCATCCCGTCGGAGTCTCGCTCCAGAACGAGCGCCTAGAGGTGATGACCAGCGCAGAGGGGATCACGAACTGCGGAAATGCGCAGAACTGCGTGAAGGTGTGCCCGAAGGGGGTCCCTCTGACGACTGCCATCGCGCAGATCAACCGCGACACGACCGTTCACAAGGTCAAGCGGTGGATGGGCATCGTCTAG
- a CDS encoding WecB/TagA/CpsF family glycosyltransferase, with the protein MISQREPNLIMTLDATALVLAQELPGFADIIRRATLRTADGAGVKWALRRKGHTVTRVSGVDLVERMTELSAQRGYRLYFIGAEPGVTDLAAERLRLKYPGCNIVGTHHGYFPADSDPVVAADIAKLKPDVVFAAMGMPRQEQFILNTMQAIGAPIMMGVGGSFDVFSGKTKRAPKLMQALHLEWLWRLMLNPTKIAKVKKLPKFALMVLREGR; encoded by the coding sequence TTGATTTCACAGCGGGAGCCGAACCTGATCATGACCCTGGATGCGACCGCGCTCGTCCTCGCCCAAGAGCTCCCCGGATTCGCCGACATCATCCGCAGAGCCACGCTGCGGACCGCCGATGGCGCGGGCGTGAAATGGGCGCTCCGACGCAAAGGACACACCGTCACGCGCGTGAGCGGCGTTGACTTGGTGGAGCGCATGACCGAACTGAGCGCGCAAAGAGGGTATCGGCTCTATTTCATCGGCGCAGAGCCCGGTGTGACAGACCTCGCAGCCGAGCGGCTTCGCTTGAAGTATCCAGGATGCAACATCGTCGGTACGCACCACGGGTATTTCCCTGCGGACAGCGACCCAGTGGTCGCGGCGGACATCGCCAAGTTAAAGCCGGATGTCGTCTTTGCCGCCATGGGGATGCCACGCCAAGAGCAGTTCATCCTGAACACGATGCAGGCCATCGGTGCTCCGATCATGATGGGCGTCGGTGGCTCTTTCGATGTGTTCAGCGGTAAGACGAAGCGAGCCCCCAAGTTGATGCAGGCGCTTCACTTAGAGTGGCTTTGGCGTCTCATGCTGAACCCGACCAAGATTGCCAAGGTCAAGAAGCTGCCGAAATTCGCACTAATGGTCCTACGGGAGGGGCGGTGA
- a CDS encoding leucyl/phenylalanyl-tRNA--protein transferase — protein sequence MVPRDGVVETVNPESLDTHTLRQAYALGIFPMGDDSGEISFYQPLDRALLPITGLHISRSLQKFLRKHAYRVSFDEDFEGTMRSCIRPVENWITEELIRVYVEAHREGWAHSCEVWDGSELVGGTYGVAIGEIFSAESMFHRRTNASKLALHSMVTRCREVGFKFFDAQVMNPHLKSLGAYEISQAVYEYHLRRGLNQRTIWDLRA from the coding sequence TTGGTTCCACGCGATGGTGTGGTCGAAACGGTGAACCCAGAATCGCTGGACACGCACACGCTACGCCAGGCTTATGCCTTGGGAATCTTTCCCATGGGTGACGATTCGGGGGAGATCAGCTTCTATCAGCCCTTGGACCGAGCCTTGCTCCCGATCACCGGGCTCCACATTTCGCGGTCACTTCAGAAGTTCCTGCGCAAGCACGCGTACCGCGTTTCGTTCGATGAAGACTTCGAAGGGACGATGAGAAGCTGCATACGTCCCGTCGAGAACTGGATTACCGAGGAACTCATCCGGGTATACGTTGAGGCGCACCGCGAAGGGTGGGCGCACTCGTGCGAGGTTTGGGATGGTTCCGAACTCGTGGGTGGCACGTACGGTGTGGCGATCGGCGAGATATTCTCGGCGGAATCCATGTTTCATCGTCGGACAAACGCTAGCAAACTGGCGCTCCATTCGATGGTCACACGTTGCAGGGAAGTAGGGTTCAAGTTCTTCGACGCTCAGGTCATGAATCCCCACTTGAAATCACTCGGTGCCTACGAGATTTCGCAAGCGGTGTACGAATACCACTTGCGTCGCGGATTGAACCAGAGGACGATCTGGGATCTTCGGGCCTAG
- a CDS encoding prepilin-type N-terminal cleavage/methylation domain-containing protein, translating into MRHSKAFTLIELLVVIAIIAILAAILFPVFAQAKAAAKKTAAVSNLKQNSLAVVMYTDDNDDTYPQSAYFDTVSTPKLVYSAYDVIMPYTKNKDIFLDPADPKAINWADILTTKAPGGPYSSPQKLTAAGVAFNFALFEDPGIPPTVGSADGVRSASSIPFPVDTVMFYSADYTNANVDNKYRAKYGAQFATRVNNVPTLLAYLKPPVPFNRYNFAGAPRHSDSIVISYADGHVNTKQATANITGKGPNLAATGTPEVNCYNLPFDLNGIPDLVGEPVD; encoded by the coding sequence ATGCGCCATTCAAAGGCCTTTACTCTTATCGAACTGTTGGTGGTCATCGCGATCATCGCCATTCTCGCCGCTATCCTCTTCCCAGTTTTCGCCCAGGCGAAGGCTGCTGCGAAGAAGACCGCCGCCGTCAGCAACCTCAAGCAGAACTCGCTGGCTGTGGTCATGTACACCGACGACAACGACGATACGTACCCTCAGTCGGCGTACTTCGACACGGTCTCGACCCCCAAGCTTGTGTACTCAGCCTATGACGTGATCATGCCGTACACCAAGAACAAGGATATCTTCCTCGATCCGGCAGATCCCAAGGCGATCAACTGGGCAGACATTTTGACCACGAAGGCCCCAGGCGGCCCCTACAGCTCGCCTCAGAAGCTGACCGCCGCTGGCGTTGCTTTCAACTTCGCACTGTTCGAAGATCCGGGCATCCCGCCAACGGTTGGTTCGGCTGACGGCGTTCGCAGCGCAAGCTCTATCCCGTTCCCGGTTGACACAGTCATGTTCTACAGCGCGGACTACACCAACGCCAACGTGGATAACAAGTACCGCGCCAAGTACGGTGCCCAGTTCGCAACGCGCGTCAACAATGTGCCGACACTGCTCGCTTATCTCAAGCCGCCAGTGCCGTTCAACCGCTACAATTTCGCGGGTGCGCCTCGACACAGCGACTCGATCGTCATCAGCTATGCCGACGGTCACGTTAATACGAAGCAAGCCACGGCGAACATCACTGGCAAGGGTCCGAACCTGGCAGCCACCGGTACGCCCGAAGTCAACTGCTACAACCTTCCGTTCGACCTGAACGGTATCCCCGACCTCGTTGGCGAACCGGTCGACTGA